The Chloroflexota bacterium genome has a window encoding:
- a CDS encoding Ldh family oxidoreductase has product MADDVVYMPVEVIESFMMDVFQALGVPPDEARICTDVLIASDLRGIESHGVGRLKYYYDRIKAGVQRTQTQFEVVKETETTALVDGHHGMGHVIAYRAMRLAMDKARRYGLGAVAVRNSTHFGIAGYYPLMAAAEGMMGFTVTNARPAIAPTFGTEPMLGTNPIAFAAPSDMPFPFCFDGATPITQRGKIEVLARAEKPVPEGWLIDAEGKPATDPHKILKDLDKGLAAFLPLGGQGEMYGGHKGYGLATMVEVLCASLSEGAFLRDLLGYAPDGSRRPYMVGHFFLAIDIEHFIPLEVSRRITGQIMRDLQNSRKEPGRDRIYVAGEKEWEMEKVVRQRGVPVNPNLRRELEIMRDELQIRGYEAYF; this is encoded by the coding sequence CCGATGATGTTGTGTATATGCCCGTGGAAGTCATTGAGAGTTTCATGATGGACGTGTTCCAGGCGCTGGGCGTGCCCCCCGACGAGGCGCGCATCTGCACCGATGTGCTCATCGCCTCGGACCTGCGCGGGATTGAATCGCACGGCGTGGGCCGGCTGAAGTACTACTACGACCGCATCAAGGCGGGCGTCCAGCGCACGCAGACGCAGTTTGAAGTCGTCAAGGAGACCGAAACGACGGCGCTGGTGGACGGCCACCACGGGATGGGCCATGTCATCGCCTACCGCGCCATGCGCCTGGCGATGGACAAGGCCCGGCGCTACGGCCTGGGCGCGGTGGCCGTGCGCAACAGCACGCACTTCGGCATCGCGGGCTACTATCCGCTCATGGCTGCCGCCGAGGGGATGATGGGCTTCACGGTTACCAACGCGCGCCCGGCCATCGCCCCCACCTTCGGCACCGAGCCGATGCTGGGGACCAACCCCATCGCCTTCGCCGCGCCGTCGGACATGCCGTTCCCGTTCTGCTTTGACGGCGCGACACCCATCACGCAGCGCGGCAAGATTGAGGTGCTGGCCCGCGCCGAGAAGCCCGTCCCCGAGGGGTGGCTGATTGACGCCGAGGGCAAGCCTGCCACCGACCCCCACAAGATTCTGAAAGACCTGGACAAAGGCCTGGCGGCGTTCCTGCCTCTGGGCGGCCAGGGCGAAATGTACGGCGGGCACAAGGGCTACGGCCTGGCCACCATGGTGGAAGTGCTGTGCGCGTCGCTCAGCGAGGGGGCTTTCCTGCGCGACCTCCTGGGCTACGCCCCCGACGGCTCGCGCCGCCCGTACATGGTTGGGCATTTCTTCCTGGCGATTGACATTGAGCATTTCATCCCGCTGGAGGTGTCGCGGCGCATCACGGGCCAGATCATGCGCGACCTGCAGAATTCGCGCAAGGAACCTGGCCGCGACCGCATCTACGTGGCGGGCGAGAAAGAATGGGAGATGGAGAAGGTGGTGCGGCAGCGGGGCGTCCCCGTGAATCCCAACCTGCGGCGCGAGTTGGAGATCATGCGCGACGAGTTGCAGATACGCGGCTACGAGGCGTATTTTTAG